CAAGGGCACTGGCACATCTGACGCCACTGCGATTGTTGCCGGGGCGGCCGCGCTCATCAGGTCCAAGTACCCGGATATGTCAGCCCGGGAGGTCGCGCATCGGCTGACTGCCACGGCCGTCGACAAGGGACCGCCGGGGCGTGATGACGAGTACGGCTACGGGGTGATCGACATCGTGGCGGCGTTGACCGCTGACGTACCGCCTCTGGGGTCCGAAACACCGTCGGCCACCGCTCCGGTCGCGGGTGGCCCGACCGCGACGGCGGCCCCGGGTGGTACTGACGACGGGGCGACAGTGCGGGGGCTGGTGACGCTCGGCGTCATCGTGGCTGTGGGCGTGACATGGGCGGTCATCGTTCGGCGGCGTCGACGTGGTGACGATCCGCCGCCACGTATCAGTCGCTGACCCGTCAGGTAGCGCCGACCAGGCGGCAGTGGGTGCAGTTGTTGTTGCCAGGACGGCAGAAAGTGCGCCCACCGCGGGGAGCCACGCGCCATGCAGTCCGAGCGCGCCGGAGGTGCGGTGAGTGCGCGGGCCAGCGCGACATCCGTCCGGCGAGTGGTCAAAGAGGGGCCGAGCTGCGGTCCGACAGGACGACTGAAGGACGGCGCGGCGACGAACACGGAGAGACGCGGCGGCGCGACGCGGCGACCAGTCAGAAGCGTGGTGGCGCGACCCGTCGCCGACGGTCAGCCGGTAACGTCGGCGGCGTGCCTGATCAGCTGCCACTCCGTCTCGTGCTCGCCTCGGCGAGCCCTGCCCGCCGCAAGATTCTCCAAGCCGCCGGCATCGATCCGGATGTGCTGGTCAGCGGGGTCGATGAATCCCTCGTGAGGACCGACAGCGCCGAGGAGCTCTGCCTGGAGTTGGCGCGGCTGAAGGCTCAGGCGGTCCTCACCCGACTCCGCCCGGCCGCTGACGAGCGCACCCTCGTGATCGGCTGCGATTCGGTGCTGGAGTTCGACGGCGAGATCTTCGGTAAGCCGGCCGACTCGGTGGACGCCACGCGGCGTTGGCAGCGGATGCGGGGGCGCAGCGGCGTACTGCACAGCGGGCACTGCCTCGTCGACGCCACGGCGGGCCGGCGCGCGGAGGCCGTCGCCTCGACGACCGTGCACTTTGCCGACGTCAGCGACCGGGAGATCGACACGTACGTCGCCACGGGTGAGCCGCTGGCGGTGGCGGGCGCCTTCACGATCGACGGGTTGGGTGGTCCGTTCGTGGAGCGGATCGAGGGCGATCCGAGCACGGTGATCGGGCTCTCCCTGCCGTTGCTGCGCCGGCTCCTCGCCGAGCTCGACCTCACGATCACCGATCTGTGGACGAAGGTCGCGCCGGGCGGGCAGGCGACCGAGCCGCTCGGCTAGCGTCCAGCCATGACCACCAAGTCGATTCCGCTGACGGACGAGTTGCACGCGTACCTGGTCGGGCACGGCTCCCCACCGGACGAGATCATCCGTGACCTCGCCGAGGAGACTCGCAGCGTGCTGCCGGACGAGGCGAGCATGCAGGTCGCGCCGGAACAGGCCGCGTTCCTGACCTTCCTCGTCCGGCTCCTGGGGGTGCGGCAGGCCGTGGAGGTGGGCACGTTCACCGGGCTGTCCTCGCTGGCCATCGCCCGGGGTCTGCCCGACGGCGGCCGGTTGACCTGCTTCGACATCTCCGAGGAGTACACGGGTATCGCTCGGCGCTACTGGCAGCGGGCGGAGGTGGCCGACCGGATCGAGCTGCGCATCGGCCCGGCCGGGGACACGTTGCGGGAGCTGCCGCACGAGCGGCACCTCGACTTCGCCTTCATCGACGCCGACAAGACGGGTTATCCGATCTACTGGGCGGAGCTGGTGCCACGGATGCGGCCCGGCGGGGTGATCGCGGTCGACAACGTGCTGCGCGGCGGCCGGGTGATCGCGCCGCAGGACGCGAACGACCGGGCGATCGCCGCGTTCAACGACGAGGTCCTGGCGGATGTCCGGGTGGAAGCGGTGATGCTGCCGATCGCGGACGGGCTCACGCTGGCCCGGGTCCGCTGACCCGCACCGCTTGATCCACTCGCCTTCCTGGAAGTCGGGGTGTCCGAACCTGGCGACACTCCGGTTTTCCTGAAGTCGAGTGGATCAAGCGGTAGGCAGCGCGGGCGAGCGCGTCAGCGGACGCTGCGGGCGAACTGGCGGGCCGCCCAGACGACGCCGAGGACGGCGAGCGCCGCGGTGATGGTCAGCCCCTGCCAGACCTTGTCGTCGCCGAGGTCGCCGGCGAAGAGGGCGCGGGTGCCGTCCACCGCCCAGGAGAACGGGTTCCAGTCGGCGATGCCCTGCAGCCAACCGGGCGCGAAGCTGAGCGGCAGCAGGATGCCGGAGAGCAGGAGCACCGGCTGGGCGACGGTGTTCATGAGCGGGGCCAGAGCGTCCTCGCTCTTGACCTTGAGTGCGACCCCGTACGAGACGGCGGAGGTCATCAGCGCGATCAGGGCGAGCATCAGGTAAGCCAGCAGCAGGTCGCCGAGGACGACCCGCAGGTCGAACAGGAGCGCCAGCAGCGTGATGATCACCGCCTGCACCAGCAGGGACACCACGTCGCGCAACGAACGGCCGAGCAGCAGGGCGAGGCGGCTGACCGGGGTGACCCGGGAGCGTTCGATGACGCCGGCGCGCAGCTCGGCGATCAGGCCGAAGCCCTGGAACAGGCCGCCGAAGATGGCCAGCAGCACCAGCAGACCCGGTACGAAGATCTTGTAGGCCTCGGCCTGGGTGGGGGCGTTGAGCGCGGGCTTGAGCAGCGGGGCGAAGAGCAGCAGGTACATGACCGGCTGGAAGACGCCGACGAAGACCCAGACCGGGTTGCGGAGCAGGAGTTGGATCTGGCGCTGGAAGATGAGCCAGGTGTCGCGGGCGAGCTTCATGGTGGATCGTCTCCCGGGGGTCAGGACTCGCGCAGCGAGCGGCCGGTCTTGGTGAGGAACACGTCGTCGAGGCTGGGGCGGTGCAGCTCGATCGAGTGCAGCGCGATGCCGGCCTGGTCGAGCCGGCGGAGGATCTGCGGGATCGTGGTGGCGCCCTCGTCGACGTAGAGCCGCAGGCCACCCTCCTCGGAGGTCTCCAGCTCGTTGACGTACGGCTCGCCGTCGAGCGCCTTCGCCGCCTGCGGGGTGGTGGCCAGGTCGAGGCCGACCAGCACCACGTCGCCGGAGATCTCCCGCTTCAGCTCGATGGGAGTGCCCTCGGCGACCACCTCGCCGTGGTCCATGATCGCGATCCGGTCGCAGAGCGCGTCGGCCTCGTCGAGGTAGTGCGTGGTGATGAAGACGGTCATGCCGTCGGCGCGCAGCCGGCGGATCTCGTCCCACATGTGTGCCCGACTCTGCGGGTCGAGGCCCGTGGTGGGCTCGTCCAGGAAGACGATCTTCGGCTCGTGGATGATGCCGAGGGCGATCTCGACGCGCCGACGCTGCCCGCCGGAGTAGGTCTTGCACTTGCGGTCGGCGTACTCGGTGAGCTGGAAGGCGTCGAGCGCCCGGGTGGCGCGCCGGTGCGCCTCGGCTTTGCCGATGCCGTAGAGCCGGGCCTGGAGCACCAGCTCCTCGCGGGCACTGGACTCGTCCCAGGTGCTGCCGCCCTGGGCGACGTAGCCGATGCGGCGGCGCACCTCGCCGGGGGCCTTCCGCAGGTCGGCGCCGGCGATGGTGGCGTCGCCGCCGTCCGGCTCGATGAGGGTGGCGAGCATCCGCAGCGTGGTGGTCTTGCCGGCGCCGTTGGGGCCGAGGAAGCCGAAGATCTCGCCCTCGGCGACCTGAAGGTTGACGCCCCGCACGGCGTCCACCGTCTTCGTCTCTCGACCCGCGCGGGAGCGGAACGACTTCCGCAGCCCCCTGGTCTCGATCATCTCTGCTCCTGGTCGTTCGGGCCGGCGGTGCCGGCCGCCGAGTGGGACCACGCCGGACGGCGCACTCCCCCGCTGTGCCACAGCAGGGTAACGCGATATAACTTTTTTAGTCAACGTTGATTATTACGCACTAGGCGCAGGCCGCTCCTCGCCGTCCCGCCACCCCGGCCAACCATCCGCGTTCTCCAGTTCAGCAGGCAGGTACGACACACCGGACTCGACACGTTCCGCGATTCGTTCGCACCACCCGACCTCCGCCTCCGCGCGGGCGGACCACAGCTCCACCATCCAACTGACGTGCACCGGCTTGGCGTTACGGACCCAGTCCGATTCGAGCGAGGCACGCATCGAGGCGACGTTGGCGCGGAGCA
This genomic stretch from Micromonospora krabiensis harbors:
- a CDS encoding O-methyltransferase — encoded protein: MTTKSIPLTDELHAYLVGHGSPPDEIIRDLAEETRSVLPDEASMQVAPEQAAFLTFLVRLLGVRQAVEVGTFTGLSSLAIARGLPDGGRLTCFDISEEYTGIARRYWQRAEVADRIELRIGPAGDTLRELPHERHLDFAFIDADKTGYPIYWAELVPRMRPGGVIAVDNVLRGGRVIAPQDANDRAIAAFNDEVLADVRVEAVMLPIADGLTLARVR
- a CDS encoding ABC transporter permease, whose amino-acid sequence is MKLARDTWLIFQRQIQLLLRNPVWVFVGVFQPVMYLLLFAPLLKPALNAPTQAEAYKIFVPGLLVLLAIFGGLFQGFGLIAELRAGVIERSRVTPVSRLALLLGRSLRDVVSLLVQAVIITLLALLFDLRVVLGDLLLAYLMLALIALMTSAVSYGVALKVKSEDALAPLMNTVAQPVLLLSGILLPLSFAPGWLQGIADWNPFSWAVDGTRALFAGDLGDDKVWQGLTITAALAVLGVVWAARQFARSVR
- a CDS encoding Maf family protein encodes the protein MPDQLPLRLVLASASPARRKILQAAGIDPDVLVSGVDESLVRTDSAEELCLELARLKAQAVLTRLRPAADERTLVIGCDSVLEFDGEIFGKPADSVDATRRWQRMRGRSGVLHSGHCLVDATAGRRAEAVASTTVHFADVSDREIDTYVATGEPLAVAGAFTIDGLGGPFVERIEGDPSTVIGLSLPLLRRLLAELDLTITDLWTKVAPGGQATEPLG
- a CDS encoding ATP-binding cassette domain-containing protein, which produces MIETRGLRKSFRSRAGRETKTVDAVRGVNLQVAEGEIFGFLGPNGAGKTTTLRMLATLIEPDGGDATIAGADLRKAPGEVRRRIGYVAQGGSTWDESSAREELVLQARLYGIGKAEAHRRATRALDAFQLTEYADRKCKTYSGGQRRRVEIALGIIHEPKIVFLDEPTTGLDPQSRAHMWDEIRRLRADGMTVFITTHYLDEADALCDRIAIMDHGEVVAEGTPIELKREISGDVVLVGLDLATTPQAAKALDGEPYVNELETSEEGGLRLYVDEGATTIPQILRRLDQAGIALHSIELHRPSLDDVFLTKTGRSLRES